The sequence ATAAGTAAGATTGAAAACCTATCACTCAGTGAAGTTCCAACACGGATTGAAATTCCCATGGCTGAAGTATCACCTGCGGTCACAACAGAGTCTATTAAAGATTTAGCTTTTGATTCTATCATTGGCGAATTTTCAACAAATTTTCTAGTCAAGGAGCAGAATCGTTCCGCAAACTTGACTGCAGCTGCTAAAGCCTTGGATGGCAAATTACTTAAGCCCGGTGAGACTCTTTCCTTTAACCAGGTTGTAGGGCCTCGGGAACCGGGAACCGGGTATAAGGAAGCTTATGTATTAATAAATGGCGAATATGTCAAAGGAACCGGCGGGGGTATTTGCCAAGTATCTTCTACACTATACAATGCAGTATTACTAAGTAATTTAGAAATTGTTGAACGTATGCCTCATGCTGTTGTTGTAGGTTATGTGCCTCCCGGACAAGATGCAACCGTTAACTATCCCAATATTGATTTCAAATTTAAAAATAACTCCCAGAGTTTAGCATATCTACGAACTGAAGTAAAATCTGGAGTCTTAACAGTTAGGATTTGGGGTAAGAAGACTGGTAATACTGTTCGAATTGAACGACAAGTAGAGAGAGAAATCCCTTATACAACAAAAAGGCGGCTCGATCCTAAGCTTCCCAAAGGTCGAGTCGTTCGAGACCAAGGTGGTGTTAAAGGGATTGTAGTAAATACTTGGCAGGTTATCCGAGATGAGAGTGGCAGTGAAACCAAGAAATTTCTTGGCCGGGATTCATATGCTCCGACAAATCGCATTTTCCGCGTAGGAACATAGTGTTCGAGATAGAGAAAGAGAGAGTGAGAAATGGCCAGAAAAAAGAAGACCATGGGAATATTGACGTGGATTATTCTTCTTTCCGTGGTCGGGGGCTTTGGAGTATTATCTTGGTGGAGTTGGGCAACAAAGCCTTACTCCACCTCGGGAAACAGTGTGAAAATTACCATTTCTCCGGGAACAACTGCGGCGCAATTAGCTAGGGAATTGCAAGAGCGTCAGCTCATCCGCAGCGCGGAGATGTTCCAACTCTTGGCCCGTGAACGTCGAGATGATTTTAAACTATATGTAGGGGATTATCAGATAGCCCCCACAATGTCTCCTAAGGAAATGATAGAGCACCTAATTAGTGGTTCAACTTCTGTGGATACCAATATGGTGACAATTCCGGAAGGGTATACTACTGAACAGATTATTGAGCTTTTGGTGCAAAAAGGAATAGGGAGTAAAGGGGAGTTAACTAAAGTTGTTACGGAAGATTCGTTTCCGTATGAATTTCTAAAGGATGCGCCTCAAGGGATCCACCGCTTAGAAGGATATTTATTTCCAAATACCTATGACATCCCAGTTGAAACTTCTCCTCATGAAGCTATTGATTTGCTCTTGCGGCAATTTGCCAAAGAACTAACCCCGGAGGTTCAGCAACAGCTTGTTGCTATGAAGTTGTCTGTTGCTCAATGGGTTATCCTGGGATCTCTAATTGAAAAGGAAGCGGTAAGAGAATCGGATCGGGCCTTAATTGCTTCAGTTTTGTTTAACCGCTTAAAGATTAACCAGCCTCTTCAGATAGATGCTACAATTCAGTTTTTGCTGGGTACACCCAAGCCTAAACTCTCCTACCAGGATTTGCAGATTCCTTCACCCTATAACACTTATCTGCATGCCGGTTACCCGCCTGGACCCATCGCCAGCCCGGGGCATGCCTCGTTGCAAGCTGTATTGAATCCAGCTCAGACAGATTTTCGCTACTATGTCGCCAAAAAGGATGGTTACCATGTGTTCGCGAAGACCTATGCTGAGCATCTGAAGAATGTTGAGTTGTATCAGTGAGGGTGAAAGCGAGATGGTATGGCAAGCGAGATGACTTTTGCACGTTCACCCGAAACTCCGTTGCTGCTCACTGGATGTTAAAACGAAAACGCTAAACCCTTCTGCTTTCTGCAAGTTAACCATAGCGTTTTCATGTTTTAACATCGGCGTTCGCCGGACGCAACTCCGTTTAACGGGATTCACTTTGCAAAAGTCATCTCTGCTTTGTGGGAAGTTTAAGGAATGCTTGAAGGAACCTCTTGGGTGGAGCCTCTGTAACCCAGCGCTTTTGACCATCTTGAACGGCTATGGTTAGTTTGGGGTTAATACCTCTCAAGTCAAGTTTAGACTGACTTGGTCGATCCGCCTCCTTTGGCGGGACTCTTTAGGGCGTTAGTCGTAATCAGTTAACAGATTAGAAGGGCTAAGATTTATGAGTTAGTTGATAGATTTGTTCAACATCTTTGTCACCGCGACCGGAGATATTAACGATGATAATTTCATTGGGGTTCATGGTTGGAGCAAGTTTCAGGGCGTAGGCTACAGCATGAGCGCTTTCCAGGGCAGGAATGATACCTTCTGTTCGGGAAAGTCGGTGGAAGGCTTCCAGGGACTCGGTGTCAGTGATGCTTACATACTCTGCACGACCACTGTCCTTCAGATAACTATGCTCCGGTCCAACGCCGGGATAGTCCAGGCCGGCGGATATGGAGTGGGTGGCCAGAGGTTCTCCGTTTTCGTCTGCCATAACGTAGCATTTAAAGCCGTGAACGATTCCGGGAGCTCCGGCGGACAGAGGAGCAGCGTGTTTGCCGGTTTCCAGACCTAAACCTGCCGGCTCAACTCCTATGAGTTTAACGGAGGAGTCTTCTAAGAAATTGGCGAACATACCGATAGCGTTGCTGCCGCCGCCGACACAGGCCATCACTACATCAGGAAGTTTTCCTTCGGCCTCGAGTATTTGCTGGCGTGCTTCCCGGGAAATAACTGCTTGGAAGTGTTTGACAAGTGAAGGAAAAGGATGGGGGCCTACTGCCGAACCCAGCATGTAAAAGGTGTTCTCATAATTTACGGCAAAGTCCTCTAAGGCTGCATCCACAGCATCTTTTAAAGTACGTGTTCCCGATGTGACCGGGACAACTTTTGCCCCCAGGAGTTCCATGCGGAAGACGTTGAGGGATTGGCGCTTGGTATCTTCTTCTCCCATATATATAATGCATTCCATGTCAAAGAGAGCGCATGCTGTTGCTGTTGCTACGCCGTGTTGTCCGGCACCGGTTTCAGCAATGACCCGTTTAGCTCCCATACGTTTCGCCAGCAATGCTTGACCAAGAACATTATTAATCTTGTGGGCCCCGGTATGGTTAAGGTCTTCACGTTTCAGGTATACTTTAGCACCACCTAATTGTTGAGTAAGCTTTTTGGCATAGTAGAGAGGGTTGGGGCGGCCTACATACTGCCGTAAATAGTAGTCAAGCTCCTGATTAAAATCCGGATCATTCTTATGGGTTTCGAAAGCATCGTCTAATTGAGCTAAGGCATTTTCTAATTGGGGGGGAACAAAACTACCGCCAAATTCTCCGAAATATCCTTTTTCCATGGTTGATTCCTCCATCTTCTTTTAAAACTAAAAAACTTTCCGTCCTTCAAAGGACAGAAAGTTAATTTCCATTATGCCACCTTTTTGTATGGGACATACAAATGTATATTACCCATATCGGGATCTTAGATACGGAGTAGGTTCTCGGCAACAAGTAAGCAGATGCGGAGAGTAAGCCTCTCGATATCCGTGTCTCTGTAACGGGAAACCCCCGGTATCACCTACTTACTTAAAGGGTGTTCGGATTACGACTCCGAGATCCATTCAGTCTACGGGACATGTATCAGACTCCCACCTGCTCTGACTCGCTAAAACAGTCCTCAAAAAACTTACTAATTCTCTTCATTGTCTTGCATGTTAATTTTCTGTATTGTAATATGTCAGAAGGCACTTCGTCAAGGGGTGTTATGTAAAAGATTTTTTCTGTTTGATCTTATTACTTCGAACAGGTTGAATAAGGTACTATCCATTGATGTTAAACTATAGTGAAATAGAAAAACGATTAAAGCTTAAAGTTAGTTAGGGGAATATATATGAAAAAACCGGAACTATTGGCTCCTGCAGGAGATATGGAAAAGTTAAAATATGCGCTTGCCTATGGAGCGGACGCAGTATATATGGGGGGGCAGGCCTTTGGTCTGCGAGCTTACGCCGGAAATTTTGGTTGGGCGGAAATGGAGCAAGCGGTTAGCTGGACCCATGGTCTGGGGAAAAAGCTGTATGTAACGGTTAATATTTTTGCCCATGAGCCGGATTTTGCAGAGCTTCCGTCCTACCTCAAACACTTAGAGGAATTGAAAGTAGACGCTGCCATTGTTTCTGATCCGGGAGTTATTATGATGGCTAAGGAAGTGGCTCCTCGTCTGCCCTTACATTTAAGTACCCAGGCTAATAATACAAACTCCTATTCCGTCCGCTTTTGGATGAATCAAGGGATAGAGAGAGTGGTTTTGGCCCGGGAATTAACCCTACAGGAGATGAATGATGTACGTGCTAAAGTGGATGGGGGCTTAGAAATCTTTATCCATGGAGCAATGTGTATGTCATATTCCGGGCGATGCCTACTAAGCAACTACTTAACAGGCAGAGATGCTAATCGCGGGGAATGTACTCAGCCCTGCCGTTGGGGCTACGCACTTGTCGAGGAAAAGCGACCGGGGATTGCTTTTCCGATTGAAGAGGACGAACGGGGAACCTATGTGTTTAATTCCCACGATTTATGCCTCTTACCCCATCTTCCATTGTTAAAGCCAATTGACATTGACAGTTACAAAATTGAAGGGCGAATGAAAAGCGTTCAATATGTGGCTAGTACGGTTAAAGTTTATCGGGAGGCTATCGATACTTTATGGGTGCAAGGGGAAGAAGCCTTTCGGGAAAAGCTTCCACAATGGTTGGAGGAAATGGATAAAGTTAGCCACAGAGATTATTCACCAGGCTTCCTGTTTGGAAAGCCGGGTGCCAGTTCACATAACCTGGTTTCCTCTCATTATGTTCGAGATTATGATTTTGTAGGAGTCCACTTATCTGAAGAAAAAATGGCAGGACAAATCATTAAGACACCTGATGAGACCATCTCGTGGGTTGAGCAAAGGAATAATTTTAAGATCGGTGAAGTCTTAGAAGTCTTAACTCCCCAAGGAGAATGTTGGTCTTTCGAAGTAAAAGAGATGTGGGATATTGAAGGGGTACCGATGGAGGTGGCTCGTCATGCTCAACAAAAGATAAGGATGACTGTACCAAGGGAAATCCTGCCTTACAGTATTTTGCGACGAGCAAAAAGCGAGAAAAAGTAGTCAAAAAGTAAACGTAGACCCGGCCGGGCTTGTACCAAGAATCTTACGCGCGTAAGATTCTTGGTACAAGCTGAGGAGAAGCCTCCCACCCTATCGGGATTGCCCACAGTATGATTTGGATATGGGGGCGGAAAAATCGTAAGATTCTGGTTTTCTAAGAGGGAAAAGGAGTTTGGTTAGCAAACCCTACTTATCATAATAATTGTTTGTAACGAAAAGTGTTGAAGATTAAGGAGACGGGTTATGAATTTTGATAGTATTGAGCACTCAAGTCCGCCTATTTTGGGTCTGGATGTTGTTGTTAAAGCCCGGTTAGAAAGGGTGGAAATGCAGACGTTAGATAAGCTTGTCGAAGGCCTTGGACATCTGGGAATTGTTACGACAACTGATCGAGCCTTAGGGGAAGTCATGATTCAAACGACCAAGCAGTGTTGGCCGGATTTAAAGAAGGCCATAGAACAAATGCCCTTTGAGATAGAGTTTATCTAGATGCTGAGTAATACGGAGAGAAAAATTATGGAAACAGGAGATAAGTTAATGAATTTTTCCGAACCCCAAGGAGTCCAACTTTCGGATCTTGACCTGATCATAAAAGCGCGCATCGATCGTTCCCAAATCCAATTGCTTTGTAAGCTTGTCGAGGGATTAGGTCATTTGGGCGTTGTAACTACAACGAATAAGGCCTTAGGGGAAGTCATGATTCAAACCACCAGGCATTGTTGGCCTGAGTTGGAAGGAGTTGTGAAAGAAATGCCCTTAGAAATTGAATTTGTGTGAAGTAGCAGGGGGCGGTTTAGCGTTATCTAAACCGTCCTCTCTCTACTTCCGAACCATTAATTTTTTGATGGCTTGATCAAGTCCTTCTAAGGTTAACTCATACATGGGAAAGACGCTGCGTACCATATTTATGGTGTGAGAGCCGTGAACCCGATCCCAAAATTTTTCCGGTATGGGGTTAAGCCAGACATTATAAGGGAAATGTTTAGCCAAGCGCTGCAGCCAGGTAAATCCCGGTTCTTCGTTGCTAACATCCCAAAAAATATTGCCATCAATCATTGTCAGTTCACTGGGGGCCATAGCCGCATCCCCGATAATAATAACTTTGTAATCTGAACCCAGGGAATGCATAACATCATAAGTTTTGACGGCTCTTCTGGGGCTACAGCTGGCGTCCAGATGGAGCAACTCATAAAAACAATTGTGGAAGTAATAAAACTTTAAATCTTTAAAGTGAGAGGATCTATGCACTGCTGCAAACAATTGGCTGCATATTTGAGCATAAGGGGCCATAGAGCCCCCGGCATCCATTAAGACAATTAGTTTTACCGAATTTTTGCGGGGGCTTGTCCAAATAAGCTTTAGTTGACCGGCATTCTTACAAGTTTCATCAATGGTATCCTCTAGATCGAGCTGATCTTTTGCTCCATCAATACGTGTACTAAACTGGCGTAATTTACGTAACGCCACTTCAAATTGGCGTACTCCTAAGGTTTTGTCGTTGCGATACTCTCGGTAGTTTCGCTCAGAGGCCACTTTCACCGCAGATTGCCCATGGGACTCCCCGCCTATGCGGATGCCCCCCGGATGAAAGCCGGAGTGCCCAAAAGGGGAAGTTCCCCCTGTTCCTACCCAGGTATTCCCACCGTGATGAGGCCCATCTTGTTTGCGCATACGTTCTTCTAAAGCTTCCCTAAGACTTTCCCAATTGGGCAAGCCTAATTTGTTCAAGATTTCGTTGCGTTCTTCTTCAGAGAACATTTTAGCCGGCAGAGGATTTTCCATCCATTTCGAAACCTGATCCAATAACTGTTCCGGGGTTGCTATCCCCTGAAAATACTTTTGAAAGGCCAGGTCATATTGGTCAAAGTGACTTTCACTCTTAACTAAGACTGCGCGAGCAAGATAGTAAAACCCAGAAAGACTTGATTCAGCTAAGCCTTGGGCCAGGGCTTCCATTAAGGTCATCCATTCTGTGATAGAAACGGGAACCCCTTCCCGGCGTAATTGATAAAAAAAGTGTGTAAACATAGGCCATTCTACCAGCCACGTCTGCTGGCGCGGGACGTGCCATCTGTCTCACGCAAGTGCAGCTGCCTTAAAGCTAGATCGAAATCCTGGTTCTTCTTTAATAACGCTCCAAGAAAGGGGATCTCTTTGGCAATCTTATCAGGATCAATTCCTCCGATGGTTAAGGCTTGCACCCAATCGAGAAGTTCGCTGGTACTGGGTTTTTTCTGTAAGCCTGAGACACTGCGCAGCCAATAAAAGGACTTTAAGGCCTCGGCAAGGAGGAGGGTATCTAATTGGGGGAAATGGACATGAACAATCTCTTCCATCATTGTTTGATCGGGAAAGTCGATATAATGGAATACACAGCGCCTTAAAAAGGCATCGGGAAGCTCCTTTTCTGCATTGCTTGTTATAATCACAATGGGACGATGTTTGGTTGCAATGGTTTCTCCGGTTTCAGGGATATAGAAATTCATAACGTCTAATTCCCAAAGCAGATCATTAGGGAATTCTAAGTCAGCCTTGTCGATCTCATCGATCAAAAGTACCACCCGCTCCTCGGACTGGAAGGCTTCGCCGAGTTTTCCGAGCTTAATATATTGTTTGATGTCGGATACATTTTGCCCCCCAAATTGACTGTCGTAGAGGCGCTGAACTGTGTCATAGACGTAGAGACCGTCTTGGGCTTTAGTGGTGGATTTTATATTCCAAACTATTAAGCGGAGGCCCAGGGAGCGAGCGATGCTCTCGGCCAGTACAGTTTTCCCTGTGCCAGGCTCTCCTTTTATCAGGAGCGGTCGTTTTAAAGCGACTGAGATATTGACACTATTGCTAAGATCCTTGGAAACTATGTAATCCTCAGTACCTTGATAGATTAGCTCATCAGTCATTTAGATATTTCCCCCTGTTCTGATTAAACTTGTATCAACATAATACCACTATTTGGTGGGTTTTGGGCAACAATTTATCAGACTATTGAATTTTTATAGCGTGAGGTATCGGAGCAAGTCTATCCCTCTTATCCATTGATTGAGAGCAGCGTCCAACTAAAATTAAATTACATAAAATGGAATTAAAGTCTCGATTTTGTTGTGAGAACTGACTTAGGACTACGAAGATTGCTTTAGCAGATAATATTTAAATTTAATTACTTACAAACGTTAAGTAGTTTTAACATATAGGATATCTTCAATAATTATTAGTTGTTTCCATAACAAATTAGAGTATTTAGAGATGTATTAAGTTGCAGAACTATTGACTATTCATGGCTTTAGCGATACTATTATTAACTAACATAGGTCAAAAGTCCCATACACTATAGCCCAAAAGTCCTAGCGAAATTTGTCAAAAAATACAAATTTTAAGATTATTTTGGGGACAAGTTAAATTTTACACTAGCCGCTTAAGGTTATTTTCCATTAATATTAAATATTTTTTATGCTATAATATACCTATTATTGTTTTAATTACATAATTAGCCTGAATCCATTAAAGAGAGAATTAGTCGTCCGGGTTCCTTGGGGGGGTAACTTAAAGCTTGCAACGGAAAGGTGTCAGTAAGAGTGTATGGAAAAGCCTAAACAGAAAATAAAGCTGGGCGAACTCTTAATGGGAGCAGGAATGCTTACACAGGCTCAGCTAGAAGAGGTGTTAGCTGAACAAGGAAAGTCCAGAAAACGGATGGGGCAAATCCTTATTGAGCGTAACATTCTAACAGAAGAAGAAATCATGGATACTCTCGCTGTGCAGCTTTCTCTCGAACGTTTTGATATTGGCAAAGCCTTTATTGATCCGGAAGTAGCTAGATGCATCCCGAAAGAAGTGGCAAAAAAATATAATCTGATTCCCTTTGGTGAAAAAGATGGCAAACTGCAAGTAGCTATGAGCGATCCTCTCAATATCTTCGCCATAGATGATATTTCGTTTATAACGCAAAAGCCTATTCAACCTTGTATTGCAGGATTCGAGGCCATTGAAAAGGCCATCGAGCTATATTTCAGCAAACAATCTACCGATAAAGCCTTAGAAGACTTGAAAAAGGAATACAAGGTTGAACTTGACGGTAAGTACGATCAAGCTATCATTGATGAAGTTCAGAGCGCTCCGGCAGTAAGGCTTACCAATTCAATTGTGAATCAGGCCATTACTTCTGGGGCAAGCGATATACATATAGAACCCTTTGAAAAGGAAGTAAAGGTTCGTTATCGAATTGACGGGGTTTTAGTGGCCAGTATGGCAATCCCTAAGAGCTTGTACTCATCAGTGTGCACCCGTATTAAAATCATGGCGGGGATGAACATTGCTGAAAATAGAATCCCTCAAGACGGAAGGAACGAAATGGAGGTTGGGGGGAGGAGCTATGATTTCCGGGTTTCCTCATTGCCCACTGTATTTGGAGAGAAAATAGTAATTCGGATTCTTGATGGGAAAAACTTTGATTTAAACAGAAGTATGATTGGCTTTACTAATCATGATAATGCTATTCTTAACAGGATTCTAAGCATGCCCTATGGAATTGTCCTCTTAACAGGTCCTACGGGAAGTGGGAAATCTACCACTCTTTATACAATTCTAAAAGAGTTTAACACTGTCGACAAAAATATTGTAACTGTTGAAGATCCTGTAGAATACACCTTGCTGGGTATTAACCAAGTTCAAGTTAATTCAAAAGCAGGATTAACCTTTGCTTCCAGTTTGAGAAGCATTCTCAGGCAAGATCCGGATATTATCATGATCGGAGAAATGCGGGACGAAGAAACGGCTCATATCGCAGTCCGGGCGGCTATAACCGGTCACTTGGTATTTTCCACCCTCCATACCAATGATGCCCCTACCTCCTTGACCCGCTTAGTAGATATGGGAATTGCTCCTTATCTGGTTGCGGAGTCCACTATTGGGATCATAAGCCAAAGACTCCTGCGCAAACTCTGCCCCTCCTGCAAAAGAGGTTATCTGGCAGATGATCGGGAGAAAAAAATCCTGCGGGATCTGAACGTTGTAAAATTATATAAACCAACAGGTTGCCCCGCTTGTAATAATACCGGCTATAAAGGCCGTATTGCCATCCATGAGGTCTTATACTTAGATAGTAAAATGCGCAGTATTATTGAAAAAGGTGCCAATGCCGATGAGTTGAGAACCCTTGCCGTCAAGAACGGGATGGTGCCCCTTTATGAAAACTGTAAGAGGCTCGTTATCAATGGAGTTACCAGTATTAATGAAATGGTTCGTACAGTCTACGCCAGAGATTAGTCTATAACAATTAACACTTCTGAATCTCGAAAAGAGGTAGTAAAAGAGGATGCCTATATATACCTTTAGGGCCAAAAAGTTAAATGGAGAAGAACTCACAGGTACTCAAGAATTTGCGTCCATAGAGGTTCTTAAGGCCATGTTGTCCGATCAAGGTTTTTTTCTCATTGATGCTCAGATTAAAGGAAAAGAATACAGCTTTGGCGAATTGCTCAAACGAGTTGACATGAAGGATATTTCCCTTTTCTGTCGACAATTCTCGGTTATTCTAAATGCTGGGATTCCCATTGTCGAGGCTATAGCCATATTACGAGATCAGGTGGAAAAAAAGAAATTCCGAGATACCTTAGAAGATGTCCACGACCAACTCCAAAGAGGTAATCTGTTTTCCAGCACTCTGCAGGCTCATCCCAAGGTTTTCCCGGATTTTATGATAAACATGGTTGAAGTGGGTGAAGCGAGCGGAACCTTAGATTCCATTATGATTAGCTTGGCTGAGTATTATGAAAAAGAGAACAAGCTACGTCGTAAAATCAAAAGCGCTATGACTTATCCCATGATTCTCCTAATTCTGATGATTGGTGTCGTCACCTTGCTGATGGTTAAGGTTCTTCCCACCTTTTCTAATATCCTGCAGTCCATGGGAGGGGAACTGCCTGCCTTGACTAAAATCCTCATGGGGATGAGCGATTTTATGGTTCAGAATGTGGCGTTGATTTTTGCGATTGTGGCACTTGGAGGAATAGGGCTAAGAGTTCTTTCCAAGAATGATGAATTTAGATTTTGGCTGGATTCTTTAAAATTACGAGCCCCGGTGATTAAAGCAACCGTAGTAAAAGTAATCACTGCTCGATTCGCGAGAAGTATGGGGATTTTACTTAAAAGCGGCATACCGATTATCCGTTCCTTTGAGATTATGAATGATTTGCTGGGGAATCGGGTGGTAGCTCACAAGTTTACCGAATGCCGGGATGAAGTTATGGAGGGCAAGGGGATATCAGGCTCCATTAAGAAGATGGGAGTGTTTCCGCCTATGCTAATTCATATGATTGAGGTAGGAGAAGCCACCGGACAATTAGACGAAATGCTTACTAGAACAGCTGGATTCTTCGATGAGGAGGTGGAGGAAGCCATCGAGAAACTGACGGCCATGATTGAACCTGCCATGATCGTTATAATGGCAGTGGTCGTAGGGACAGTGGTTATGGCAATGATGTTGCCAATGGTCAGCATTATGCAGTCGGTACAACAATAAATATAGGGGAGGTATGAAGAGGTGGAACTTAGACAACGTATGGACAAGCTTAAACAAAAGCAAAAGGGATTTACGCTTGTGGAATTAATTGTAGTTATTGCCATTATTGGGATTTTGGCAGGGGTTATGTTACCGAGGTATTTTGGGTTTACAGATAATGCAAGAGTAGGAGTTGCGATTTCTGAAGCTAAATCTGTAAGAGCAATAGCAGAAGCTTATTATTCGAGTAACGGGACATGGCCTCAACCGACCAAATCTAGTGAAAGTAGTACTGTTGATACAATTAATGGAACTACATTTACTGGAGCTACAATAGGTGCGCTTAATACAACAAATGGTTCTTTTGATTATACAGCAAAAAATAAGAAAAAAGCTCATTGCGATGAAAATGGTGTAGTTACTGAAAAATCATAGAATTTTGGTCATAGCTAATGACAAGAATTTTAAATTAATTTTATAAATCTGATTAACAATTTAATTGCTAATACAATTAAATTGTAAGGAGGTAGGAAAAATGGAAATAAAACTGCATATGGAGAAGTTTAAACAAAAACGAAAAGGATTTACTCTTGTAGAATTAATTGTTGTCATAGCTATTATCGGAATCTTGGCGGGCGTTATGCTGCCTAAGTATTTTGGATTTTCAGATGATGCCAGAAAGGCTGCAGCAATATCAGAAGCCAAAAGTATAAGAACACTTCTAGAAACATATTCTGCAAACGATCCTGAAGGAGACTGGCCATCATTAACTAATGCAACATCAGTAACAGTGAATTCTGAAACTACTACATTTCCCGGTAAAATTACGACTAGCACAGATGGAGCTTTTGATTATGTAGCAAATAATGGTTATACTGCGGAATGCACAGAAAATGGGACTATTACTGCCAGTAAGACCCCTGCTTCAGGTGGTTAATCAGGTAATATTAACTGAAGAATCGCTATAACAACAGGGGTTATAACGATTCTTCACATAGAGCTATCGTAAAAAATAAAATTCACGTTACTTATTTGTCAAACATTATCCTGATCAAGGAGGAGAATAATTGGAACTTAGACAACAACTAAAGAATCTAAAGCAAAATCGAAAAGGCTTCACTCTCGTGGAGTTAATTGTTGTTATAGCCATTATTGGAATTTTAGCTGGGATTATGCTACCAAGATATTATTCTTTTACCGATGACGCCAGAAGAGGTGCTGCAATATCTGAGGCAAAATCTATTAGAACTATGTCTGAAACCTTTTATGCTAAGTATGGTAAGTGGCCGGAAGTTTCTGGTGATTCTAATTTCAAAGTTCAAACTGGTGTAGAGAGTGATGGTGATCCTAGTTATTCAGATTCGCCCACATTTACAGGTACTATTGATGGAATTGGTACTGCTGATCCGATGAAAGATGGTACCTTCGAATATGAAAAAGCTGGAGAGACCGCAACTTGTGATGAAGACGGAGCAGTTACTGCAGACTAATCAATTTTATAGAAACAATACAGATCCAAAATCTGTA comes from Desulfosporosinus meridiei DSM 13257 and encodes:
- a CDS encoding AAA family ATPase, giving the protein MTDELIYQGTEDYIVSKDLSNSVNISVALKRPLLIKGEPGTGKTVLAESIARSLGLRLIVWNIKSTTKAQDGLYVYDTVQRLYDSQFGGQNVSDIKQYIKLGKLGEAFQSEERVVLLIDEIDKADLEFPNDLLWELDVMNFYIPETGETIATKHRPIVIITSNAEKELPDAFLRRCVFHYIDFPDQTMMEEIVHVHFPQLDTLLLAEALKSFYWLRSVSGLQKKPSTSELLDWVQALTIGGIDPDKIAKEIPFLGALLKKNQDFDLALRQLHLRETDGTSRASRRGW
- a CDS encoding GspE/PulE family protein, which codes for MEKPKQKIKLGELLMGAGMLTQAQLEEVLAEQGKSRKRMGQILIERNILTEEEIMDTLAVQLSLERFDIGKAFIDPEVARCIPKEVAKKYNLIPFGEKDGKLQVAMSDPLNIFAIDDISFITQKPIQPCIAGFEAIEKAIELYFSKQSTDKALEDLKKEYKVELDGKYDQAIIDEVQSAPAVRLTNSIVNQAITSGASDIHIEPFEKEVKVRYRIDGVLVASMAIPKSLYSSVCTRIKIMAGMNIAENRIPQDGRNEMEVGGRSYDFRVSSLPTVFGEKIVIRILDGKNFDLNRSMIGFTNHDNAILNRILSMPYGIVLLTGPTGSGKSTTLYTILKEFNTVDKNIVTVEDPVEYTLLGINQVQVNSKAGLTFASSLRSILRQDPDIIMIGEMRDEETAHIAVRAAITGHLVFSTLHTNDAPTSLTRLVDMGIAPYLVAESTIGIISQRLLRKLCPSCKRGYLADDREKKILRDLNVVKLYKPTGCPACNNTGYKGRIAIHEVLYLDSKMRSIIEKGANADELRTLAVKNGMVPLYENCKRLVINGVTSINEMVRTVYARD
- a CDS encoding type II secretion system F family protein codes for the protein MPIYTFRAKKLNGEELTGTQEFASIEVLKAMLSDQGFFLIDAQIKGKEYSFGELLKRVDMKDISLFCRQFSVILNAGIPIVEAIAILRDQVEKKKFRDTLEDVHDQLQRGNLFSSTLQAHPKVFPDFMINMVEVGEASGTLDSIMISLAEYYEKENKLRRKIKSAMTYPMILLILMIGVVTLLMVKVLPTFSNILQSMGGELPALTKILMGMSDFMVQNVALIFAIVALGGIGLRVLSKNDEFRFWLDSLKLRAPVIKATVVKVITARFARSMGILLKSGIPIIRSFEIMNDLLGNRVVAHKFTECRDEVMEGKGISGSIKKMGVFPPMLIHMIEVGEATGQLDEMLTRTAGFFDEEVEEAIEKLTAMIEPAMIVIMAVVVGTVVMAMMLPMVSIMQSVQQ
- a CDS encoding type II secretion system protein, producing the protein MELRQRMDKLKQKQKGFTLVELIVVIAIIGILAGVMLPRYFGFTDNARVGVAISEAKSVRAIAEAYYSSNGTWPQPTKSSESSTVDTINGTTFTGATIGALNTTNGSFDYTAKNKKKAHCDENGVVTEKS
- a CDS encoding type II secretion system protein gives rise to the protein MEIKLHMEKFKQKRKGFTLVELIVVIAIIGILAGVMLPKYFGFSDDARKAAAISEAKSIRTLLETYSANDPEGDWPSLTNATSVTVNSETTTFPGKITTSTDGAFDYVANNGYTAECTENGTITASKTPASGG
- a CDS encoding type IV pilin protein; the encoded protein is MELRQQLKNLKQNRKGFTLVELIVVIAIIGILAGIMLPRYYSFTDDARRGAAISEAKSIRTMSETFYAKYGKWPEVSGDSNFKVQTGVESDGDPSYSDSPTFTGTIDGIGTADPMKDGTFEYEKAGETATCDEDGAVTAD